In Candidatus Methylomirabilota bacterium, a single window of DNA contains:
- a CDS encoding TetR/AcrR family transcriptional regulator, with translation MATRVGTRGRILEAALEVFARKGYHGASVDDIVRASGTSKGAVYHHFPNKEAVFLALVDDFATRLAAAVGAAVGARQGALGKVEGALMAALATFAENERLARLILLEAVSLGPLYQRKRAEVAGRFATLIQGYLDEAVADGSIARLDTRVATLAWLGAVNEIVTQWLHGEVPDLAATIPPLTRVLLRSIGAAT, from the coding sequence GTGGCGACTAGGGTCGGGACGCGCGGACGAATCCTCGAGGCGGCGCTCGAGGTGTTCGCCCGCAAAGGCTACCACGGGGCGAGCGTGGACGACATCGTCCGCGCCTCGGGAACGTCGAAGGGCGCCGTCTACCACCACTTCCCGAACAAGGAGGCGGTCTTCCTCGCCCTCGTGGACGACTTCGCGACCCGGCTCGCTGCGGCCGTGGGCGCCGCCGTCGGCGCGCGCCAGGGCGCGCTCGGCAAGGTGGAGGGCGCGCTCATGGCGGCGCTCGCGACCTTCGCCGAGAACGAGCGCCTCGCGCGGCTCATCCTCCTCGAGGCGGTGAGTCTCGGCCCCCTCTACCAGCGAAAGCGCGCCGAGGTCGCGGGCCGCTTCGCCACGCTCATCCAGGGCTACCTCGACGAGGCGGTCGCCGACGGCTCGATCGCGCGGCTCGACACGCGCGTGGCCACGCTCGCCTGGCTCGGCGCCGTGAACGAGATCGTCACCCAGTGGCTCCACGGCGAGGTGCCCGACCTCGCGGCGACGATCCCGCCGCTGACGCGCGTCCTCCTGCGCTCGATCGGCGCCGCGACCTGA
- a CDS encoding PHP-associated domain-containing protein produces the protein MPWLRGNLHAHTTWSDGVKTPAELIAEYESRGYDFLAITDHENLIPQAYWKSLPRLASRLLLFHGVELNWNVGAPGELREQHVGKVLGDRETLYVLNHPARYRLSVPDTLERIRRIGRDGVTLDAVEVTDTGQHRPLYAAGEIPLAKIATDDAHWSAHFGRAWIEVDAARQRDAIIRAIRAGDFRLGLAPPTP, from the coding sequence ATGCCCTGGCTCCGCGGCAACCTCCACGCCCACACCACCTGGTCCGACGGCGTCAAGACGCCGGCCGAGCTGATCGCCGAGTACGAGTCGCGCGGGTACGACTTCCTGGCGATCACCGACCACGAGAACCTGATCCCGCAGGCCTACTGGAAGTCGCTCCCGCGGCTCGCGTCGCGCCTGCTCCTCTTCCACGGCGTCGAGCTGAACTGGAACGTCGGCGCCCCGGGCGAGCTGCGCGAGCAGCACGTCGGCAAGGTGCTCGGCGATCGCGAGACGCTCTACGTCCTGAACCACCCCGCGCGCTACCGGCTCTCGGTCCCCGACACGCTCGAGCGCATCCGGCGGATCGGCCGCGACGGCGTCACGCTCGACGCGGTCGAGGTGACGGACACCGGCCAGCACCGGCCCCTCTACGCGGCGGGAGAGATCCCGCTCGCGAAGATCGCGACGGACGACGCCCACTGGTCGGCGCACTTCGGGCGCGCGTGGATCGAGGTGGACGCCGCGCGGCAGCGCGACGCGATCATCCGCGCGATCCGGGCAGGCGACTTCCGGCTGGGCCTGGCGCCGCCCACGCCCTGA
- a CDS encoding polysaccharide deacetylase codes for MTVSRWPGGARAACAFTFDLDAETLWMARGVSEIVTLSQGRFGPVEALPRILDLLRAAELRASFFVPAWVAEHHPDALAAIVAGGHEVGCHGDVHERVTDLDAAGEEKILERSLEVLTRLTGRKPVGYRAPAWQLSERTLGLLARHGFAYSSNMMDRLVPYLHTVEGASLVEIPVSWVLDDAPYFLFTGQRAIQPPGPVLQGWLTEFDGICEVGGVANFTFHPQLIGRPSRFACLRELVEHARRAPRLWIARLDEIAAHWRKAA; via the coding sequence ATGACCGTTTCCCGCTGGCCCGGCGGCGCCCGTGCCGCCTGCGCTTTCACCTTCGACCTCGACGCCGAAACGCTGTGGATGGCGCGCGGCGTCTCCGAGATCGTCACGCTCTCGCAGGGGCGCTTCGGACCGGTCGAGGCGCTCCCCAGGATCCTCGACCTCCTCCGCGCCGCCGAGCTCCGCGCCTCGTTCTTCGTCCCCGCCTGGGTGGCCGAGCACCATCCGGATGCGCTCGCCGCGATCGTCGCCGGCGGCCACGAGGTGGGCTGCCACGGCGACGTCCACGAGCGCGTGACCGACCTGGATGCGGCGGGCGAGGAGAAGATCCTGGAGCGCTCGCTGGAAGTGCTGACGCGGCTCACGGGCCGGAAGCCCGTCGGCTACCGCGCGCCCGCGTGGCAGCTCTCGGAGCGGACGCTCGGGCTGCTGGCGCGCCACGGCTTCGCGTACTCGTCGAACATGATGGACCGCCTGGTGCCGTACCTCCACACGGTGGAGGGCGCGTCGCTGGTCGAGATCCCGGTGTCGTGGGTGCTCGACGACGCCCCGTACTTCCTCTTCACGGGCCAGCGCGCGATCCAGCCGCCGGGGCCCGTCCTCCAGGGCTGGCTCACCGAGTTCGACGGCATCTGCGAGGTCGGCGGCGTGGCGAACTTCACCTTCCACCCGCAGCTCATCGGGCGGCCCTCGCGCTTCGCCTGTCTCCGCGAGCTCGTCGAGCACGCCAGGCGGGCGCCGCGCCTCTGGATCGCGCGCCTCGACGAGATCGCGGCCCACTGGCGCAAGGCCGCCTGA
- a CDS encoding MqnA/MqnD/SBP family protein, whose translation MQTIRIGHSPDPDDSFMFYALTAGKVTLPGVRIEHVLEDIESLNRRARTAELEVTAVSFATYLLIADSYRMMDPGASMGKGYGPILVAREAIDPRELPERVIAIPGKHTTAALLLRLYVGDPPQIEVAFDKIPQAVLEGQADAGLLIHEGQITHTKLGLVKVLDLGEDLHRALSQALRDSIAWAHAHVDEALDYAMRYGRGIDKETCRKFVLMYVNDYTLTLGPEGRAAIERLFGEALRKGLIAAVPAIDPI comes from the coding sequence ATGCAGACGATACGGATCGGCCACAGCCCCGACCCCGACGACTCGTTCATGTTCTACGCGCTCACGGCGGGGAAGGTCACGCTCCCCGGCGTCAGGATCGAGCACGTCCTCGAGGACATCGAGTCCCTGAACCGGCGCGCGCGGACCGCGGAGCTCGAGGTCACGGCGGTGTCCTTCGCCACGTATCTCCTGATCGCCGATAGCTACCGGATGATGGATCCGGGCGCCTCGATGGGGAAGGGTTACGGGCCGATCCTCGTCGCGCGCGAGGCGATCGACCCGCGCGAGCTGCCCGAGCGCGTCATCGCGATCCCCGGCAAGCACACGACCGCGGCGCTGCTCCTCCGGCTCTACGTCGGCGACCCGCCGCAGATCGAGGTCGCGTTCGACAAGATTCCGCAAGCCGTCCTCGAGGGGCAGGCGGACGCCGGCCTCCTGATCCACGAGGGCCAGATCACCCACACGAAGCTCGGCCTCGTGAAGGTCCTCGACCTCGGCGAGGATCTCCATCGCGCGCTCTCCCAGGCGCTACGCGACTCGATTGCCTGGGCCCACGCCCACGTGGACGAGGCGCTCGACTACGCGATGCGCTACGGGCGGGGCATCGACAAGGAGACGTGCCGGAAGTTCGTCCTCATGTACGTGAACGACTACACGCTGACGCTCGGCCCCGAGGGACGCGCGGCCATCGAGCGGCTGTTCGGCGAGGCTCTGAGGAAAGGGCTCATCGCCGCGGTCCCGGCGATCGATCCGATCTAG